One window of the Chryseobacterium sp. CY350 genome contains the following:
- a CDS encoding reprolysin-like metallopeptidase — translation MKKLITALFCSVIGVSAFGQWTPTAINRGSNVDPTKLQLQYKLDLDKIQSQLKNAQETGANSKPVQILLPNLRGKLEKFEVYSFPVMAKELASQYQLGSYVGVSVDNPNKYLRFSVSPTNFQSTTIINGQYEFIDAEKSDKTVYSVHSKSSDAKDFNCNSSEDPTAVKQLGELMLSGQSFNNQTGNFSKNSDKKYRTMRLAISVTGEYTAFHGGTVASALSAINATMTRVNFVFEKDLALHLNVQNFPGIIYTDAATDPYTGNLNVQLQQTLTANVGNANYDIGHVFNAAGNNGNAGCIGCVCIDPATPTTTAKGSGFTQSTSPVGDTFDIDFVAHEMGHQLGGNHTFSHALEGAGVNMEPGSGSTIMGYAGITNANVQMNSDPYFHVASIVQIQNNLTSKTCDVETPITNNPPTIAALPAYSIPKGTAFVLTASATDPENDPMTYTWEQFNAADVAANTNADPITLANLGNTTFGASFRSLSPTTSPTRYFPKLSSVLNGVLVNANNSWESVSNVARTSSFAVTVRDNNLNPAQQQTNSALQTINVGADGPFKVSDQMQYGYTNIASPILWDVVNTTAAPYNVANVKIDYTLNNGTTWNVLLASTANDGTESFTFPTSLNNQNIKLRISSIGNVFYAVKSVYVTTSVTCGTAISGINITNVSSTGAAIDWAPVSGASSYVIRYKKTTETTWQQITSNVNNVVLASLLASSVYEVQVASVCGTQSPFSASTNFTTPATTYCTISATNSPQFEYISNVTLSKNGIPLFTNTSGASNYTDYTTNTALQSNLAVNNSYSLSIAVTTPDYDAAVVFIDFNKNGVFENSERVLNYPVAVPTAPITGTFTVPATAIVDQPLRMRVILAYLGQASAGGSINSNYAGCGTISYGEAEDYNVVVSSALSTNELNIVKDGIQIYPNPVSDILNVTKVSDKATYKIYSAAGQLASSGNIIGGKINVTSLVKGAYVISIEDKGKENFNSKFIKK, via the coding sequence ATGAAAAAACTCATTACTGCTTTATTTTGTAGTGTTATTGGAGTTTCAGCCTTTGGGCAATGGACTCCAACTGCAATAAATAGAGGGTCAAATGTTGATCCGACAAAATTGCAGCTTCAATACAAGTTAGATCTTGATAAAATTCAAAGTCAACTAAAAAATGCTCAAGAGACAGGTGCCAATTCGAAACCTGTTCAGATCTTATTGCCTAACCTTAGAGGTAAATTAGAGAAGTTTGAAGTTTATAGTTTTCCTGTGATGGCTAAAGAGTTAGCTAGTCAATACCAGTTAGGCTCTTATGTAGGTGTAAGTGTTGATAATCCGAATAAATATCTTCGATTCTCAGTATCACCCACAAATTTTCAATCTACTACTATTATTAATGGACAATATGAGTTTATTGATGCTGAAAAGTCTGACAAGACTGTTTACAGTGTTCACAGTAAATCTTCAGATGCTAAAGATTTTAACTGTAATTCTTCAGAAGATCCGACAGCAGTGAAGCAACTGGGAGAGCTTATGCTTTCTGGTCAGTCATTCAATAATCAAACGGGTAATTTCTCTAAAAATTCTGATAAAAAATACAGAACAATGAGATTGGCTATTTCGGTTACTGGTGAATATACTGCTTTTCACGGAGGTACTGTAGCATCTGCATTATCTGCTATTAATGCTACGATGACCAGAGTAAACTTTGTTTTTGAAAAAGATTTAGCATTACATTTAAATGTTCAAAATTTCCCAGGTATTATTTATACTGATGCTGCTACAGATCCTTATACTGGAAATTTGAATGTTCAATTACAACAGACGTTAACAGCTAATGTTGGGAATGCAAACTACGATATTGGTCATGTATTCAATGCGGCAGGTAACAATGGAAATGCCGGCTGTATCGGGTGTGTTTGTATTGACCCTGCAACACCTACCACGACTGCTAAGGGGTCTGGTTTTACTCAAAGTACAAGTCCTGTAGGTGACACTTTTGATATAGACTTTGTTGCTCACGAAATGGGACATCAACTGGGAGGGAATCATACATTTTCCCATGCTTTAGAAGGTGCAGGTGTTAATATGGAACCAGGTTCTGGATCAACTATTATGGGATATGCAGGTATTACAAATGCAAATGTACAAATGAATTCTGATCCGTATTTTCATGTAGCAAGTATTGTACAGATTCAGAATAATTTGACAAGTAAAACTTGTGATGTTGAAACTCCAATTACAAATAACCCTCCGACAATTGCAGCTTTACCTGCTTACAGTATACCGAAGGGAACTGCGTTTGTGCTTACTGCATCAGCTACAGATCCTGAAAATGATCCAATGACTTATACTTGGGAACAATTTAATGCAGCGGATGTTGCTGCAAATACTAATGCAGATCCCATCACTTTAGCCAATTTAGGAAACACAACTTTTGGTGCTTCTTTCAGATCATTATCTCCAACAACAAGCCCTACAAGATATTTTCCTAAATTATCATCAGTATTGAATGGTGTTTTGGTCAATGCTAATAACAGTTGGGAATCTGTTTCGAACGTAGCAAGAACATCAAGTTTTGCTGTAACAGTAAGAGATAATAACCTGAATCCCGCTCAACAGCAGACCAATTCTGCTCTTCAGACTATAAATGTGGGAGCTGACGGTCCGTTTAAAGTGAGCGATCAAATGCAGTATGGATATACAAATATTGCCTCTCCTATCTTATGGGATGTTGTAAATACGACTGCGGCACCATATAATGTTGCAAACGTTAAAATTGATTATACGTTGAATAATGGTACAACATGGAATGTTTTACTAGCATCTACTGCAAATGATGGTACAGAAAGCTTTACATTCCCAACTTCTTTGAATAATCAAAATATCAAACTAAGAATTTCATCGATAGGAAATGTTTTTTATGCTGTGAAATCTGTTTACGTCACAACAAGTGTAACGTGCGGAACTGCCATAAGTGGAATTAATATTACAAACGTTTCTTCTACAGGAGCTGCTATTGATTGGGCTCCGGTTTCTGGTGCTTCTTCTTATGTAATTAGATATAAGAAAACTACCGAAACTACATGGCAACAAATAACTTCTAATGTAAATAATGTAGTTCTTGCAAGTTTATTGGCAAGTTCAGTTTATGAAGTGCAAGTTGCTTCAGTTTGTGGAACCCAATCTCCATTCTCTGCAAGTACAAATTTTACAACACCTGCAACAACGTATTGTACTATTTCAGCGACTAATTCACCACAATTTGAGTACATATCTAATGTAACTCTTTCTAAGAATGGAATTCCTTTGTTTACAAATACTTCGGGAGCTTCTAACTACACAGATTATACCACAAATACAGCTCTACAATCTAACTTAGCAGTAAATAATTCTTACTCCTTATCTATTGCTGTTACTACACCAGATTATGATGCAGCTGTAGTATTTATTGATTTTAATAAAAATGGTGTTTTTGAAAACTCTGAAAGAGTTCTGAATTATCCTGTAGCAGTTCCTACAGCACCAATTACGGGTACTTTCACAGTTCCTGCTACTGCAATAGTAGATCAGCCACTTAGAATGAGAGTTATATTAGCATATCTTGGACAAGCTAGCGCAGGAGGCTCTATCAATTCGAATTATGCTGGTTGTGGAACAATTAGTTACGGAGAGGCAGAAGATTATAATGTGGTTGTAAGTAGTGCATTAAGTACAAACGAACTAAACATAGTTAAAGATGGTATTCAAATTTACCCTAACCCGGTAAGTGATATTTTAAATGTTACTAAAGTTTCTGACAAAGCAACCTATAAAATTTATAGTGCAGCAGGTCAGTTAGCAAGTAGCGGAAATATTATTGGAGGTAAAATTAATGTAACATCTCTAGTAAAAGGTGCATATGTAATTTCAATAGAAGATAAAGGAAAAGAAAACTTTAACTCTAAATTTATCAAGAAATAA
- a CDS encoding DUF6048 family protein — protein sequence MKTKLIFTSFFSLLTMLFSAQENKETEKKEKWKYEPNFMVGVDALNTGVSFFSDRQLFQGFISSKIKDNIHGIIEAGFEKNIYEKNGYDATANGPFFKIGALYMLAKDRENEFNGFYGGVKIGGSFYNQEYFAIPIRGFGGSSSSISLPSSSQTSFWLEGAIGGRVQLFESNFFIDVNMQPRYLVATSKQDEVVPMIVPGFGRSSSKFNMGFAWNIAYKF from the coding sequence ATGAAGACAAAACTAATCTTTACCTCGTTTTTTAGTCTGTTGACGATGCTATTTTCTGCGCAGGAAAATAAAGAAACTGAGAAAAAAGAAAAATGGAAGTATGAGCCCAACTTTATGGTGGGAGTAGATGCACTTAATACAGGAGTTTCTTTTTTTTCAGACAGACAGTTGTTTCAGGGTTTTATTTCTTCCAAAATTAAAGATAACATCCATGGAATTATAGAGGCTGGTTTTGAGAAAAATATTTATGAGAAAAACGGATATGACGCGACTGCAAACGGACCTTTTTTCAAGATTGGGGCGCTTTATATGTTGGCAAAAGACCGTGAGAATGAATTTAACGGTTTTTATGGTGGAGTAAAAATAGGCGGTTCTTTCTATAATCAGGAATATTTTGCAATTCCTATTCGAGGTTTTGGTGGAAGCAGTTCATCAATCTCTTTACCTTCATCTTCGCAAACTTCTTTTTGGCTGGAAGGCGCTATTGGCGGAAGAGTGCAGTTATTTGAATCAAACTTTTTTATTGATGTCAATATGCAGCCCAGATATTTGGTAGCAACCTCAAAACAAGACGAAGTAGTTCCAATGATTGTTCCAGGCTTTGGCAGAAGTTCTTCCAAATTTAATATGGGATTTGCCTGGAACATTGCTTATAAGTTTTAA
- a CDS encoding DUF6452 family protein has protein sequence MKRLLLFLILSAVMVSCGGDDDICESGEGTPRMKIMFKNADKITTLDSLKVYVNYGVRTVDLGWARNADSILIPLRVDESPYTDLFVKRTAKGDSSKVRVSYTTKSIYVSPGCGAKLNYENVSGQLLDTNPVVKVEAGQNFIQNEDKTNLYLVF, from the coding sequence ATGAAAAGATTACTGCTATTCTTAATATTATCTGCTGTAATGGTCTCATGTGGCGGAGACGACGATATCTGCGAAAGCGGAGAAGGTACGCCCAGAATGAAGATCATGTTCAAAAATGCAGATAAAATAACGACTCTCGATTCTTTAAAGGTATATGTTAATTATGGTGTAAGAACCGTTGATCTTGGCTGGGCTCGAAATGCTGACTCCATCTTAATACCATTGCGTGTTGACGAATCGCCCTACACCGATTTATTTGTGAAAAGAACGGCTAAAGGTGATTCTTCAAAAGTGAGAGTAAGTTATACTACAAAATCGATCTACGTGTCACCAGGCTGTGGAGCAAAATTAAATTATGAAAATGTAAGCGGACAATTGCTTGATACCAATCCTGTTGTAAAAGTAGAAGCCGGACAAAATTTTATTCAAAATGAAGACAAAACTAATCTTTACCTCGTTTTTTAG